The genomic segment caggaaaggcacgcatctttccctcctctctcgttctgtgcaggccttcctcagtggtagcgaggaggaaaggaggaaaggcccacgccttttcctcgccccgtgaggcccttcctcgacagcggGAAAGTTGCGTGCGTGACGAGGAaatggcgtgcgcctttctcacttctctcacctcacgcgcacctttcccactgccttcctcgacggcggcagcgggaaagctgcccgcgaggtgagggaggaaagtcacatgccttttcctcgcctcgtgcagctcttcctcggcggcagcagcgggaaaggtgagtgcagggcgaggaaaagccatgcacctttcctccctcaccctgcgctcacctttcccgctgcctccctcagcagcggcagcgggaaagcgccCCACGCAGCGGGGGAGGaatgccttttcctccccccgtgcagcccttcctcgatggtgggaaagctgcccctggggtgagggaggaaagccgcacaccttttcctcgccccgtgcggcccttcctcagcagcggcagtgggaaaagtgcctgtggggcaatggag from the Anolis carolinensis isolate JA03-04 chromosome 5, rAnoCar3.1.pri, whole genome shotgun sequence genome contains:
- the LOC134299614 gene encoding uncharacterized protein LOC134299614; translation: MGALYLLPQACPYCCFASSIAGRRIPGEGGGGKGVCEVSEEAGKARIFPSSLVLCRPSSVVARRKGGKAHAFSSPREALPRQRESCVRDEEMACAFLTSLTSRAPFPLPPSAAAAGKRPTQRGRNAFSSPRAALPRWWESCPWGEGGKPHTFSSPRAALPQQRQWEKCLWGNGDKKGMCLFLLLHTTCTFLGGGGRSHHRGGRINGSDGPDVARGPYFGDP